A genome region from Taeniopygia guttata chromosome 5, bTaeGut7.mat, whole genome shotgun sequence includes the following:
- the LOC100221986 gene encoding prolactin-releasing peptide receptor-like yields MAQLPNDSWHNDSALIFTGLDLLLELKPLFIPLYATLVVVACIGNLFLILLIALTKKLHCTTNFLIGNLAAADFIMCLACVPLTVSYAFEERGWLFGMFMCYFVTLLQAATVFVSVLSLTAIAIDRYVVVAYPIRRRISRRACVGLVACIWLLSIVASVPTSLHTHYLDLNAIGHDMIICEEFWKHEERERLLYSCLMLLLSYMLPLLAVSVSFCAITYHLRRRNVPGAAHPCQAKWTRTKHKTFRVLTISVVCFAICWLPLQVVNFIRDIDEEFTILDKRYVNVIQVSCHLIAMSSACYNPFIYASLHDKFWFHLSSYFYRKKQSSRSMSCKASRFNTCSTLADAPTGTSDKIALQSRLS; encoded by the coding sequence ATGGCTCAGCTGCCCAATGACTCCTGGCACAACGACTCAGCCCTGATCTTCACCGGCCTGGacctgctcctggagctgaaGCCGCTCTTCATCCCGCTCTATGCCACGCTGGTGGTGGTGGCGTGCATCGGGAacctcttcctcatcctcctcatcgCCCTCACCAAGAAGCTGCACTGCACCACCAACTTCCTGATCGGGAACCTGGCGGCGGCCGACTTCATCATGTGCCTGGCCTGCGTCCCCCTCACTGTGTCCTACGCCTTCGAGGAGCGGGGCTGGCTCTTCGGCATGTTCATGTGCTACTTTGTCACGCTGCTGCAGGCTGCCACTGTCTTCGTGTCGGTGCTGTCTCTCACGGCCATCGCCATCGACCGCTACGTGGTGGTGGCGTACCCAATCCGCAGGCGGATCAGCCGCAGGGCCTGCGTCGGCCTCGTGGCCTGCATTTGGCTGCTCTCCATCGTGGCCTCTGTGCCCACCTCACTGCACACCCACTACTTGGACCTCAACGCCATCGGCCACGACATGATCATCTGCGAGGAGTTCTGGAAGCACGAGGAGAGGGAGCGGCTGCTGTACTCGTGcctgatgctgctgctctcctaCATGCTCCCGCTGCTGGCCGTGTCCGTCTCCTTCTGTGCCATCACCTACCACCTGCGCAGGAGGAATGTGCCGGGCGCCGCCCACCCCTGCCAGGCCAAGTGGACCAGGACCAAGCACAAGACCTTCCGGGTGCTCACCATTTCCGTGGTCTGCTTTGCCATCTGCTGGCTGCCCCTGCAGGTGGTCAACTTCATCCGGGACATCGACGAGGAGTTCACCATCCTGGACAAGCGGTACGTCAATGTCATCCAGGTCTCGTGCCACCTGATCGCCATGAGCTCTGCCTGCTACAACCCCTTCATCTACGCCTCCCTCCACGACAAGTTCTGGTTCCACCTCAGCAGCTACTTCTACCGCAAGaagcagagctccaggagcatgTCCTGCAAGGCTTCCCGCTTCAATACCTGCTCCACCCTGGCAGATGCTCCCACCGGGACCTCGGACAAGATAGCTTTGCAGTCCAGGTTATCTTAG